The Setaria italica strain Yugu1 chromosome IX, Setaria_italica_v2.0, whole genome shotgun sequence genome has a window encoding:
- the LOC101771856 gene encoding uncharacterized protein LOC101771856: MASRLLHLRRLLAPRPTLPAAAFSTAVTPTPRVSGIVDEICGLTLLEASSLADALRGRLGVDELPPLAILTGGAVPLAGGAAGPGAAGEEAKAKEEKMAFDVKLEGFDAAAKLKIIKELRAFTNLGLKEAKELVEKAPAVLKAGVPKEEAESIAEKMRAVGAKIVLE, encoded by the coding sequence ATGGCAtcccgcctcctccacctccgccgcctcctagCTCCGCGCCCCACCCTCCCTGCCGCCGCTTTCTCCACCGCCGTCACCCCGACCCCGCGCGTCTCCGGTATCGTCGACGAGATCTGCGGCCTCACCCTCCTCGAGGCCTCCTCCCTCGCCGACGCCCTGCGCGGCCGCCTCGGCGTCGACGAGCTCCCCCCTCTGGCCATCCTCACGGGCGGCGCCGTtccgctcgccggcggcgcggcgggccccGGGGCGGCTGGTGAGGAGGCGAAGGCCAAGGAGGAGAAGATGGCGTTCGACGTGAAGCTGGAGGGGTTCGACGCCGCGGCGAAGCTCAAGATCATCAAGGAGCTCAGGGCGTTCACGAATTTGGGGTTGAAGGAGGCCAAGGAGCTAGTGGAGAAGGCGCCCGCCGTGCTGAAGGCTGGAGTGCccaaggaggaggcggagagtATCGCCGAGAAGATGCGGGCAGTCGGCGCCAAGATCGTTCTCGAGTGA
- the LOC101772265 gene encoding uncharacterized protein LOC101772265 — translation MSRYVEMLDMGVRVAARFHSHCPQTARMYYKPPQTQAATSSSPSADDAKAKSSGLHAAPVLRPFAAAADSGAGGGNRSAGFQFHDFDTAQVVVYQVI, via the coding sequence ATGTCTCGGTACGTGGAGATGCTGGACATGGGCGTGCGCGTCGCCGCGAGGTTCCACTCGCACTGCCCGCAGACGGCGCGCATGTACTACAAGCCGCCGCAGACCCaggcggcgacgtcgtcgtcgccctCGGCCGACGACGCCAAGGCCAAGAGCTCCGGTCTCCATGCGGCGCCCGTCCTGCGGCCcttcgcggcggccgcggattctggcgccggcggcggcaaccggTCGGCGGGGTTCCAGTTTCACGACTTCGACACCGCGCAGGTCGTCGTGTACCAAGTTATCTGA
- the LOC101772669 gene encoding uncharacterized protein LOC101772669 → MSRYVEMLDMGVRIAARFHSHCPQTARMYYKPPQTQAATSSSSAEDNAKARSFGLHAAPVLRPFSEAMDVGAGDRPGHQLHDFDTAQVIVYEVI, encoded by the coding sequence ATGTCTCGGTACGTGGAGATGCTGGACATGGGCGTGCGCATCGCGGCGAGGTTCCACTCCCACTGCCCGCAGACGGCGCGGATGTACTACAAGCCGCCGCAGACCCAGGCGGCGACGTCTTCGTCCTCGGCCGAGGACAACGCCAAGGCCAGGAGCTTCGGCCTCCACGCGGCGCCTGTCCTGCGGCCCTTCTCGGAGGCTATGGatgtcggcgccggcgaccgtCCAGGCCATCAGCTTCACGACTTCGACACAGCGCAGGTCATCGTGTACGAGGTTATCTGA
- the LOC101773076 gene encoding folate transporter 1, chloroplastic, whose amino-acid sequence MPLGTSLAAAEAWTWENAAAGAAAGFTTVAALHPLDVVRTRFQVSGGRGWSEVPPYRNTGNALYTIARSEGLRGLYAGFYPAVLGSTVSWGLYFFFYNRAKQRYLERKDGQLHPVEHLISAAEAGALVSLFTNPIWLVKTRLQLQTPKHHASVYSGFSDALRTILKEEGFLALYRGIGPGLLLVTHGAIQFTAYEELRKAMIYIKGTQTRTDNRGGEESLNSIDFAALGAGSKLAAILLTYPYQVIRARLQQRPGSDGTPKYSNSWHVVKETAKYEGVRGFYRGITSNLLKNLPAASLTFVVYENVIRLFKAAKEKT is encoded by the exons ATGCCGCTGGGTAcctcgctggcggcggcggaggcgtggaCGTGGGAGAACGCCGCGGCTGGAGCGGCCGCCGGGTTCACCACCGTCGCGGCCCTCCACCCGCTCGACGTCGTCCGCACCCGCTTTCAAG TGAGCGGCGGGAGGGGTTGGTCCGAGGTGCCGCCGTACAGGAACACCGGGAACGCCCTGTACACAATCGCACGATCTGAG GGTCTGAGGGGACTTTATGCAGGCTTTTATCCTGCAGTTCTTGGATCAACTGTTTCTTGGGGGCTATATTTCTTTTT CTACAACAGAGCTAAACAAAGGTACTTGGAGAGGAAGGATGGCCAGCTTCACCCAGTCGAACATCTCATTTCAGCTGCAGAAGCAGGTGCTTTG GTGTCCTTGTTTACAAATCCCATATGGCTGGTGAAAACAAGACTGCAACTACAGACACCTAAACATCACGCTTCAGTATATTCTGGGTTTTCTG ATGCTTTGAGAACTATTCTAAAAGAGGAGGGATTTCTTGCACTTTATAGAGGAATTGGTCCAGGGCTTTTGCTG GTCACCCATGGTGCGATACAGTTTACGGCCTACGAGGAACTACGCAAAGCTATGATATATATCAAAGGTACACAAACAAGGACAGACAATAGAGGAGGCGAGGAATCATTG AATTCTATTGACTTCGCGGCACTTGGAGCTGGTTCAAAATTAGCTGCTATATTACTTACCTATCCTTATCAG GTCATCCGAGCCCGCTTGCAG CAACGGCCTGGCAGTGATGGTACTCCGAAGTACTCGAATAGCTGGCATGTTGTGAAGGAAACTGCAAA GTATGAAGGTGTCCGTGGATTTTACAGAGGCATCACATCCAACCTACTGAAAAACCTTCCAGCAGCTTCGCTCACGTTTGTGGTGTACGAAAATGTAATCAGACTATTCAAAGCAGCCAAGGAGAAGACATAG
- the LOC101773482 gene encoding uncharacterized protein LOC101773482, with the protein MAAAVSMKLSLAFVLLLSGLVVFGEQVAAARKSRVDCSLVRCIQGGYITCDNYPYQKLEGCICDCAPRNGKNCKLHLQSGSTQDCGKEE; encoded by the exons ATGGCTGCAGCTGTCTCCATGAAGCTCTCGCTCgccttcgtcctcctcctctccg ggcTCGTCGTGTTCGGCGAGCAGGTTGCTGCGGCCAGGAAGAGCAGGGTGGACTGCTCGCTGGTCCGGTGCATCCAGGGCGGGTACATCACCTGCGACAACTACCCTTACCAGAAGCTGGAGGGCTGCATCTGCGACTGCGCGCCCAGGAACGGCAAGAACTGCAAGCTCCACCTCCAGTCCGGCTCCACCCAAGATTGCGGCAAGGAGGAATGA
- the LOC101773898 gene encoding uncharacterized protein LOC101773898, with translation MDIQTARQIKLKDKMASMKLLSLTCILLLSGLVVFGEIGGVAAAAEPCPVVCIQGGYITCDNYPYQKLDGCDCECAPKDGINCVLHHLVTGDTFKCPAQA, from the exons ATGGATATACAGACAGCACGACAAATCAAACTGAAGGACAAAATGGCATCCATGAAGCTGCTCTCCCTCACctgcatcctcctcctctccg GGCTTGTCGTGTTCGGCGAGAtcggaggggtggcggcggcggcggagccgtgCCCGGTGGTGTGCATCCAGGGCGGGTACATCACCTGCGACAACTACCCCTACCAGAAGCTGGACGGCTGCGACTGCGAGTGCGCGCCCAAGGACGGAATCAACTGCGTGCTCCACCACCTGGTCACCGGCGACACGTTCAAATGCCCAGCGCAGGCGTAG